The Flavobacteriales bacterium sequence ACGAATCGATCGCCGCAGGGTATTCGGCCAGCGCTTCGGCATCAATCAGGTCCCCGCTGCCCGCACCGTTCAGCGTATCGTTGAAGAAGCGCGTGCTGGTGCGGAAGAAGAGGTTGCGGTCCTTCTCGCCATAGACGCTCAGCAGCGCATACCCGGGCTCGAGATCCAGGTAGATGCGGTAGGTCACCAGCGGAGCTGCACCAGGAGCAGCGCCGGGCTGCTCGTGGTAGCGCTCCACGAGAACACCTTCCAAGCCTTGCGCGGAAAGGCCAAGACCAAATAGTAGGAACAAAGTGGAGAGCAGCTGATGCTTCATGGCAATGGCTCAATGCTTCACCACGCGGTGCTGGGAGCGGGCGCCGTCTCGTTGGATAACGAGCATGTATGCGCCGTTGGAAACGCTGGAGAGATCCAAACTCAGCAAGCGATCCACCGCTGCCGTGCCGCTCAGGACACGCGCACCGGTCATGTCGCGCAGTTCCCATTGCAGCGATCCGCCAGCGCCCAGGAGCTCCACCAGCAGCTGCCCCTTCGTTGGGTTCGGGCTCACGCGGGCGCTTGCAGCGGTGATCTCCTCTACACCGGTGAAGCCCTCGCAGATGCATCCGGGCTGCCACGTATCGTTCACGGTAGCGGCGTTGCCATCGTCGCAAGGTGTGCCGGGCAGCTCGTTGCCGCCGTAGGTGCCTGCGCAGTCCTGGCCCCAGCACACGCAGCCGGAGCTGTACACATCGTTGCTCGTATCGGCATTGCCATCATCGCAGGCGCTTCCCGGAACGGCCGGACCATCAGGCACGCCCAGGCAATCAACCGTGGAGTTCGCGGAGTTGAAACAGAGCGTGGGATGCGAGAAGATGTTCTGGCCTGCGAAACCTTGACCCAGCGTATCGGATTGGAGCACCTCGCTGTAGAACTGCAGCAAGGTGTGGCAATTGGGATCGCTGCACACCAAGGAATCAGGGATGCGGAGCGCGAGGTTCAAGCAGAAACTGAGATCCCCATCGGTGGTGAACTGGCCGATGAGCACGCGATTGCTCTCGGTCGGCCCGCTCACT is a genomic window containing:
- a CDS encoding T9SS type A sorting domain-containing protein yields the protein GIIVEAYYVANADDAADTDGGPGLVEGAKTYRVYVDMLPGYKLVSVGGFTNHPFTIGTTTSFFNNDDRGEAWGRDIPAQHLNKNTVAIDSWLSFGAASTLHWGILKTEDVDGSVVGGSNNQSGLLVNDALAAGIPLTSADGLINLGTAPGTINSVGNLPDCFEPGGSSSFSDENVAWAVLGGVSGPTESNRVLIGQFTTDGDLSFCLNLALRIPDSLVCSDPNCHTLLQFYSEVLQSDTLGQGFAGQNIFSHPTLCFNSANSTVDCLGVPDGPAVPGSACDDGNADTSNDVYSSGCVCWGQDCAGTYGGNELPGTPCDDGNAATVNDTWQPGCICEGFTGVEEITAASARVSPNPTKGQLLVELLGAGGSLQWELRDMTGARVLSGTAAVDRLLSLDLSSVSNGAYMLVIQRDGARSQHRVVKH